From Solanum stenotomum isolate F172 chromosome 2, ASM1918654v1, whole genome shotgun sequence:
gcgAATGATCTTCTTTTAGTAATTTGGTATTTGAAATTTACTAAttcaatttctatctttttatttagtttatatatatgCTATTCGAAATTTATTGATATGattaatacaaattatgttGATTAAGTAGGTCTAATAAAGGTTGAAACTTTCTTAATAAAAGTCGAGTTCAAacctatattttttaattaatggtaAATGAATCTCAATTGTTCCTTCTTTTGCTTAGGATGCATTTGCTTATCTGCTTTCaattataacaataatatactcaGTGTAATCTCATAAGTTGGATTTAGATAAGATGTACACAAATATAATAGCAAAGAAATTAtactgaaaaataataaagaagagaataataacaacaacaaataatatgataatcaaaacaaaagaaacgAGAAGAATCATTTACCTTCAATTctttactttaatttgatttttgctAAAAGAATTTCGTTTATAAAGAATTAGAATGTTCTTATTGACAAAGGAGTAGTTCGATCATGTCAATAACAAGATGAAGTGTGGCACTATTCCTTCTTTTTCATGATTctatatagataaataaatatatttggaaaCTGGCAAATCAGATATCACATTTATTAATTAcgattatttgtttatttcaaTGATACTGCGAAGCATGTTCCATGAACAACTTGTTTTTCTTAACCCCACTATATTTTTATTACGCATTGAATAAATTTACTGTCTAAGCAATAGTTCACAAATCAAATAAGAGGTGTGATGATGAACTCGATTTAAATAGGTGTTGATGGGGGAGATTGATCAATAACCTCTCTCATGAGATACTATTTGTTGCACCAATTTAGTCATCGAGTACACGACTTGACTTTTGAcccttttaatttgataaaaataaaagaaaaaaagatgtaTGATTGAATTTCTTCCCACGTTCTCTCATCACTACCAGCACTAAAAGATTCTCTCAAGgaacaattcaagaaagtattAAGTTATGACAAATTTGAAGTGAATTTACTAACACACATGCCAAACATGTACGTGCACGTTGTCAAATCATgaagtcttttattttatatttagaaaCATATCTGATATAATTATGTATACGAGAGTTGAATACTGCGGTATCAACCACTAGGtacacaatattttaattattgtggaAGACATAATAACTAACGTTTAAATTATTTACACTACATAATTTTCGTCGGACGAAGGGTGTGTATCGAACACCATGTGCCTAAAGTAGCTCTGCTTGTGTGCATCGAACACCATGTGCCTAAAGTAGCTCTGCTTCTCTTTCTTCATTGGTACCGTCCattatttccttcttttctaCCGCAGGTGTAGTGTGTTAGGTGAGAGCGGGAATCTTGACTCTTAAATGTCATAACACTTTTGGTGacgaaataaaaaattttattaagaaaatttaaaatatattaaattaaatatattgaaGTTGATGACCTTTGTATATTGTAGGTTTTTGACGAAGGGGTTTTAGATGCCTAGCTCCGCCCCTGATTGCGATGACTTGTGGACACCTCAAGAAGCCCATCAACCACTTCTATAATGATGAAtatgaaagtaaaatatcaaaatttcttgTTCATAGTCATCAAGTATACCTGAATGAATAAGACTTGTTAAATCGAACAGCATTTCAAAACCTGCCTCACTGACTGGCTAGTGCATACAAGACTTTTTTCAATTATCTTCTTAATAACTGTTAACTGATATTCATTAGTGCATTTCAAAGTTGATAAACTTAAACAAATATCAGAGTCAGAGCCATCCCAATTCTGGGTTTACTGATCAATGTTGGACCCCATATTATGTTGTCCACACTTAAGTTGGCAGGCCTGGCTTCTGAGGGGTGTCAAGTCGTCCCACGTCGATGGCCAAAATATCAGTAGACAAACTCAGCAGCTAATTTTATCTCCATAGAGGAATTATAACAAGGCTCATTGTCCTTGCAAACAGAAGTAAAAACAGACATTGGACTGAATTGTGAAGGAGTAAAAACCAATGCTGTATTTTTTAAACAGAAGGCCAAAACATGAAATATTGACTCCTGTGATAGTCTCCATTACACCAAACATCTTCTCACTtaagagaaaatatgaaaaaatttaaattcagaTAGCTTCGGTCAAAGGGTTCAAAGAAGTTACACGAAGATGCACGAATGAACTTACATCTATATACACCAGAAATGTGATACAATGAGAGATGAGAAAAGTTTAAATTGTACAAAAAAGTAAATAGAATTGTATGACAACTTTATCTATCTTAGGttggagttattatttctagAGTATGAAGGGAAAACGTCTACAAGAGGATCTAGGATTCACACCACTCTTAAGTAAAAACCGCTTTCCGATAATCTTAGTAAGATAGCCTGCGAGAATGTCTCTTTGATACAGGATGGTTATTAGAATTTGTTCCCTGCATATAACCACTTCTACTGCCAAATGAATTTGAGTCAAGAATGGCTCTGCCTCCTTCTAGTATTTTAAGTACCTGGGAATTTAACGAAACACCGAATAAATTTCCCACCATGCATCAGGTGCATTAGGCCTACGAAATGGAAAACAATACACTAACCATACATctctaatacaaaataaaagaagaaaagagaaccTTTGAAATGGGAGGTCGCAGATGAGGATCTTCCTGTAGACACATATAAGCAGCATGACTCATTGCCTGTAGTTCATAAGGGAAGTTTTCAAGCTGAGATGACGTCAAGTTGGAGTCGAGCAGCTGATTTTTAAAAGCTGAAAGATATTGTCCCTTTCCAGATATAGGGGAAAGGCTTCCTGGAAGTAGGTGCTGACCGCTGTAGCATTGCAAGTCAGTGGTTTTTCTACCAGTTATCAACTCCAATACCACCAAGCCAAAAGCATATACGTCAACCTTTTCCGTGACCTTCCCATCATTGGAGTATTCTGGGGCAAGATACCTGGAAAACAACTCCAAAACAATTTTCATCAAGTAACCATCAATCTATCTGTCGACGATGAGTCTGAAAAAAGAAAGTCAAACATAAGCTGTCTTAGAGCTTAGGATCTCTGTTTAGATGTATATGACACTAGGCCGAAAAGTTCTAGTCtatcaataataataagcaacaaTTAGGGGAAGATTGAGATGTTGTTAGCATAGACATaaagataaacaaaaattaCCTTGAAGTTCTAATTAAATGTTCATCATCTTCAGAAACTTCCCATTCATTGTACATTTGTGAAAGCCCAAAATCAGCAACCTTAAATAAATAAGCCATATGATTAGGCTTTTTATAGAAGAATAAGTGTTTATCTAtaaacacacacaattatagATAGCTTCAGAACTTACCAAAGGTTCAAAGTCGTGAGTTAAGAGGATGTTTTTTGGTCTGAGATCCCGGTGAACTATGCATCCCACTCTGCAATCTTCATGAAGGTAACGTAAGCCTCTTGCTGTCCCGATAGCTATCTTAAGACGTGAACTCCAATCTAGAGCTGTTTCTTTTGTTCctgcaatatttatttgaacttcATATAAAGCTGCACCATATAGGTTGGATTGCAGATGAACTTAAAAGAGAAATTTAACAGAAAATACCATGCAAATGGAAGTCCAAGGACTTGTTGCATATAAACTCATATACAAATAGTCTCCTATTTCCCTGAATGCAGTAACCAACCAGCAGTACAACATTCCTATGCTGAGCACAGCTCAAAACTCGAACTTCTCTACGAAAATCAGCGTCTGCTTGAGAACCAATAAACTTCAGCTGCTTTACTGCAACGACCAATCCATCCCTTAAAACCCCTTTATGAACCAGACCGAACCCACCTTCTGCTAGAAAATTTCTGTCTGAGAATCCGTTTGTTGCTTCTTGTAGCTCTTCATAGTGAAATAGTTTCGGAGGCTTTCCAAAAGATGGTGCTTTACATTGACAGAATGAACATAGAGGAGGAGGTATCGAGGAAGTTCGACCTAAAGAGACTGCTTCTCTGATGCCGGAGTTAACATAGTCCATGTCAGTGTCTCGATTTAACTTGCTTCTTTGGGTACTCAGGTTTTTGTTGTACCCGATAAAATTCTGATTTTCATTTCTAGAAGTGACTGAATGTGAGGTACTTTTGCAGTTTTCTACAGCTGAATAGTTGTCAGCAGTGATATCGTTCTGTGGAATCCAAAGGATTgttttatgattatgagtttGAGATTTAGGAACAGTTGAAAGAGTTATTATCCTTTCCCCAAACGAGGGCAGGTCATTTACTGGATGATCACGCCCACTTTGCTTGTGGACCGGTGAAAATGTTTCTTTATCGAGCCCTTCATACAGGGGATTCCGTTCATATAGAAGGAATTTGTCTGGATCCGTCAATGAATTCAGCAATGAAGTTCTGATATAGGATGTTCTTTGATCCTCGGGACTGCTCACCGGAGTAGAATGCTTCATTCTTTCATCCTGTAAGTCTCTACTATCCAAAACAGGAGAGGAATTGGCAGAAAAGAAAGGAGTTTGTAGTTCCTCTGAAGATCCTAGATTTAACCTGAGAACTTTCGGTTTGGAACCCTTCATCACTACAATGTTGCAACGAAGCTCTTCCATGCAATGCTTAAGCTCTAACTTTAATTTTCTGTAGAACAAAAGtgataaaacaaaaagaaaatgagtccACTAGATATTAAAACAGGggaaagagaaaaggaaaagaaacataTTGCCTTATGCACAACAAAGAATAATGAGATAGCCCcataaaaaaaagtagaaaaaaactacaaaagCAACTAACAATTACAATTACAATTACAGTATATAAGGTATATGGAGAACATATAGAAGTAACATACACCTCCTATGTAAATGTCTCGGTGAGAAATTAGAGGAGAAACAACATATGGTATACTACAGCTTTTCCATAATCCAGCAATATGCATGCAAATCAACTTGAAGTTATTGTAAAAAATCCATTTCGCGTTGGTAACAGAGATGAGGCAAGGAGAGAAAGTGAAAAAGGATATAATACATTTACATGCTATTACTTGTCCAAAATGACCCAGCTGACTGCATTGCTTTTTGCTTCAGCTGCCACCACACCAATACACAAAGCTGAGACGACCTTAATTCGCACCCTAACCTACAAACAGAAGATGATACAAATTACAATTTCATTACTGTTAAGCATGCTTGTTTGCAAGGGTAATATCATATTTCTCACTGCAATATCTATAGTTTATGTCTAAACAAGCGTAAATCTTAATCTTTAAAGGAAAGATAACTACTTTTCAGCGTACTTTCTCCTTACTCGACTCcatatttttctcttaatttcaTTAGTCCAGGAAAAGATAGAAGTCCACCGGCACATTGTAGTGCTAATGATTGATCACCAAAACTATCACTGAGTTATCAGGCCTAAATTAGCAGAAGTACCAAAAGATTCCTTCAATATTTTATTACCTACCAGCCATTGATTCTGCAGAGCACATGCAACTCCTTACAAATTATTAGCTTTAAGTACAACAGTTTACATTGGATCCTGACAAGCTTAGAATCTTCTTTAATCCATAAAAAACTCAATCATATGACAATTGACATAGAGATTGAAGAACAAATTAATATAGATTAACTACTGAattacacacacatatatatatacctgCAATTGATTTTCAACTTACACCGAATTCCTAAATGTTTAAACTACACATTTACCTGGAATTTTCTACCTAGGTCCACTCGAACGACATGGTTATACACATACATCAATCTATCATAGGGCTAAAAGTTCAAAAAGTTTCCCTTCTAGTAAAGCAAATGCAGTTCCCAGCGAGACGGGAGGACGGTTAAAACAGAAGCCTAAGCTCACGCTGTGCGTGGAGATTTCTGCAAGAGGTTGTTTCCACAACTCAAACTGTGAGCTCCTGATCACGGGAAGCAACTTTACCCGTTACGCCAAACTCCCCTTCTCAGTTCTCTCTTActgttaataaaaaaaaaattaaattttactcACATCTATGCGATCGTGAAATTGAAGAACCATCTGAGAACAAGACTCCGTGATTTGTCCAATCCGATCATGTGAATGCGTCCGTTCATTACTCCGGCAATCTCCTCTCATCCTCGGAAATCCCCAGAATCTTCTTCTctctgtaattttttttttaattaaaaaggtGAAATCTAAACGATACATACGATTAATTACTAGCTAAATTCAGCGGAAAATATACCTGATTTCTCATCAGAAAACACGGCTAGCAACGTAATGCAATCACCAGGACGAACAACGTGAGTTATAGCCCAAGCTAGTGCGGTCTTATTGATCACCTTCTCCGCCTTCACGGCGACGATCACTTTGTCGGCCAGATTAGGAGAAATGCCACGTGGCATCGACTGAGTCCGGCGTTGAGGTTTTGGCGGGAACATTGTATGATGTCAGATTCCGGCGACCGGTGAAGCTTACACTACAGCGAAAGCAGAGAAATTTCCCTTTGAGGTTGAGCGGTTGGTTAACTACTTGCCGGGAGAAGAGAGCTTTGTGGTCTATACTCTAAATAGTATGGGGAGCTAAAAGTGGGGCTAGCTTGATTGTGATTTTAATTTTGGAATACTTgcttaactatttttttattcttcattaTATCATATCTGATGTCACCTATATTATAGCTCGACTAAATTCGATTATGCTTAGAAAAACTCCATAGGAAGACCAAAGTACATGCGAATCTATACCTAAGTAAGAAGATTCAAATCTAAGATCtccaattaaaaatgaaataatatttatcactcaaCCACAATTTTTATTAATCCCACCTAACTATTAAGATAATGATTTTAAGTGGGAATTAAATCGTATACTAATAATCATGGTAAGTAGCATGAatctaaatgaataaattattaaatataatatgattaaTTGAAGTAGACGTATGAGGTGCAAATTCAAATTACTGTAGTGTAAGTTAATTCCAATTTTAGAGTCTAATTATTTGAAGTGTCACCAAAAGCTATTAATGAGaattgtataaaattatatttctatggtaaaagaataaataaactGTAACAGAGTAAAATAATTTGCTAAAACATTCTAAACTATTGATTATTAGTAGGAGATAAAAAGATTTTGATTAAGagtattcaaatataaaatgcAAGCACATGAAGAAGATAACACAATCCATAATCTACTTTATATAGTAGGAGTTTCGATGAATTTTTTTGTGCCCCCAATTCTGATTGAGATGTTGTTCTCCTTCTATCTAGTATTgatatggatttttttttcgaGATTCAAATTATGTAAATTTTTATTACTACTCTAATATATTGTTTATCATATTGACATACAAAAAGctcttgaaaaatgaaaaatgacgGTCGAACATTTTAAGTAATATATGCGTATATATGAAGGAATCATGAAAGCTCAGGGTGTAAACATAAACAGCCAAGCAAAAGGGGGTAATTGGGAGTACAGGTTCATGAAAATGATGTGTGGAGGACAATGTAGGGCTGAGATGAACAGATGAGGACTAAAGATTCAGAATACTTTTAGAGtgtatatttgtatttatgttagaaaaaaaaaataccctaTGAATAGTAATAAATCAGAATTGATAATTTCAGACTTTAGAGTaagggaaaataaaaaaattaaaataattgcaTTGGCATGCATGCCATGTTGTTTTCAAGACAGCTAGCTCAGGTCACACAAAAAATCATGTGATTACACTTATTAGGCAATTAATGCATGACTTTCATTCTCCTACTTAATTATTACTCAATCAATATcctaatcataattaaatatcttttttgaaaaaatcatataCATTCCAAATCTCAATTAGTGAAGTACTCTTCTGTACGCAACATgtaataattaactaattacTCCTAATCGTTTACCATGATGACTTCAGATTTCAACCCATTGTGTTGAAGAGTGTCAGATCGGATGAAAAAGAGATGAATGGTTAGAATTCAAACACAAAATGACCATACTTGGTCTCCTTATATAGTGTTGGATATTTTTTCTCTCATCAACTAACTTTTGAAGTTAGTTAAGCTAGAGATTCATGTATTTATATGTTATCAGAGCAAAATCTTATTTACCAATGACGGACTTTCATATTAAATTGTTTATACTCCAGATGTTCATTCATGGACATGAGGTCAAATACTAAAGAGTTTCATGTTGAATAAACAAAGAATGAGTAATTAATTCCTCGTATGATTTTGAACAATTCTTAACCTAGAAATCATGAATGAGAGCGAATcacttcaaaaattcattgtcaAGACTGATTCATGATTTGAGCTTTATGATTTCAAGTGAAATTTTAAACcgaaatataattattggttattaaaataaactatttatACTTTatctcttgttatttttaattcatAGTTAGATCTAACTTCTGAATCAAAATAACTGAGTTCAGATGAATCCATAAGCAACTCTACATCCCACCCATGGGCCATTATACTATTGGAAATGTGGTATCAATCACATGGAGGGCAAGCTGGCCTGGCCATGAAAGGGTCAACACATAATGCAAGTCATAAAAAGCTCACCTACTTTCCCAACACTTCCTAAGTTTAATTTTGGTTTTCTTCCCAATGCTTTTGCATTATCTCTGAGATCGACCATTTCCATCAACCAATTGAACGACCTGCCGTAATGTCCCAACTaattcttcaaagttttcaTATGTATGAATTATTGGGATCAAAATAATCAAGTGTTATTCAAAAGCTAACAAAAGAAAATCTCAAATAAtcacgagtaagaagacaacaaaaaaaaaatacaaataacgtGGTAATACATATGGTGGTAAAAGTATAATAAGCACTTATTCACATCGGATATTTAATTATATCGAactaatcaatttaaaaattaaaatttaaaacgaAAATACATAAATAGAACTACGGTTCAATGATAAAAATGTATGCAAGACACTTGTCTTACattcattaatttattaaacTAGTGTGAATAAGTTTTTACTCTATAATATTCTGAAAACAACGTCAAGATTTTGATGTAATATATGCTTATATATGATAACATGACATTATTCGGATCttctttccttttaattttttttttgaagtggATAGTGCTTACAATTACAATGCGAATTTTAACGATAACCGTGAGTtgataatttgaaaaaagaatgtacattttttttttaatctttatattaatatacataACTCAAATATTAGATTTATTAGCAGtcaaagagaagaagagaaaacaagacaagctttaaaaaaaataataggggGGAGGACAGGACAGAAGTGGCTCCACTCCAGCTGGGTGGAAACAAAGGCAGCAGTACCTTGCGAGCTTGCAATTCAATTGCATAATAGTACTTATCAACGTGACTAGTGAtcaataaaataggttgacgtTTTCGTTGAGTTATTTTTTCgattgaaataaataaagatgAAGGTAGCTCTCCTTATCACTAACATGATTCATCAGTAGGTCCATAGcacaacattttttaaaaagaaaaagatcaatTCACAAATTAACACATAAACAAAGACAACGTGAAATTGTTGGTGGGCTTGAGGTAATGACAAGACATTGTATTATGCGCGAAAAAAGCTCCGTAACTCATTCAATGGACAAGGTTTGAATTTGTTTTAGTTctgaaatgacaaaaaaaagattttatatagaTTTTCTAGATACATTACAAAATCATGATTcatcaatttaaataaaaaatattattgtaacGAACTTGAATTCTCAACACAAATACTCAAGTATTATAAAAGCATTGATAGCTAGAGGCGGAATCAGGATTAGGTGTTTGGGGGTTCTAAATTTATAACAGAGGAGAAATAACAAGTAGCTAGAGTTAAGAATATGGATAAGAAACTTCTCTAGAAAGAGATGAGAGGATCAAACAATTTCTTTCACAATATATGGATCCCAAGCAAATCTATTGTTGGGCTGCCTTATTCTTGGGCCACTCCCTGGTTTTCAGCCTTGGGCCCAACAACTTGTCCAGCCTCTGGGCTATTTGTGTTCACAAATCACAACTAGTATTGccattttaaacttttttaaaacttaatcTCTCTCTCAAACTTTAAACAATAATCAGTTTTCCTCATGTCCTACCTAATGTACCAGCAACAATTGCACACAATAACTTTGTTCATTTGTTTAAATGGTAATTTACAGAAATCTCAttagtttaggagttaattacttagattTGCGTTTGTTTGCAATATATGAATCTTACCAGATTTCGATGCGTCCAGATACATATATCTCGAGATACATGATTCAAAACTAggtgtaatttttttaagataCACTGTATCCAAGTGAATTCACATGTATAtgggatacatagacaaatctcgctcgcctccctCCCATCGCGTTCGCCACTCTCATATCTCGCATCTCAAATACATGTTAATTAaatcacaccagatacatgtatatagTTGAAATACTTGAAATCCCCATTGCAGGGCTCTAAAAATACTTTTACAATCACATTGCAAATGTAGGAAATTTGAAGTTCTGTTATAGTTTTCACTTCAATAAAACAAACTAGCATACTACAGTGGCATGATCCACAATTTTTTTCCAGCATTATTTCATTCATAAAGAACGGGAGCTAAGCGCGGAGCAAGGAGAACTTCGAGTGGAGAAGCTTTGAGCACTGATAATCCAAAGCTCTCACTCATATCAATTGGTTCATCTGAAGGTCTCTTGATGTTAAACCCCTGCAGCAACACTGCTATTACAAAGGGCACCACTTTAAGGGTCAAAGAAATTCCAGGGCACATTCTTCTTCCACTACCAAATGGTATCAACTCAAAGTGATTGCCCTTTACATCCACATCCTTGTGGGTCGTCAAGAACCTCTCTGGTTTAAACTCGTGAGGATTTGGCCATATATTAGGATCGTGATGAATCTTCCATATGTTCAATAATAAGCGAGTACCTTTTGGTATATCATAGCCACTGATGGTACAATCCTCCATCGACTCGTGTGGTATTGCTAGCGGTCCAGCCGGATATAAACGTAATGCTTCTTTGACAATAGCTTGAAGATAAACCAAGTTCTTGATGTCCGATTCTTGGACCCATCTATTCTTGCCAACGTGAGCATCTAGCTCATCTTGGGCCTTTTTTAGTGATTCATAGTTGTTTAGGAGTAAAGATAAAGTCCATGTTGAAGTTACGATCGTGGTGTCTGTACCTGCCGCTAGTACACtctaataaaaaattcaacaatcaGCTTCACACAATCAATAGATAATTAGTGACACTACAAGAAATCAGAGCTTTTATGATGTCTTTTCGTAGCGACTTATCT
This genomic window contains:
- the LOC125855080 gene encoding inactive protein kinase SELMODRAFT_444075-like isoform X1 — encoded protein: MFPPKPQRRTQSMPRGISPNLADKVIVAVKAEKVINKTALAWAITHVVRPGDCITLLAVFSDEKSERRRFWGFPRMRGDCRSNERTHSHDRIGQITESCSQMVLQFHDRIDVRVRIKVVSALCIGVVAAEAKSNAVSWVILDKKLKLELKHCMEELRCNIVVMKGSKPKVLRLNLGSSEELQTPFFSANSSPVLDSRDLQDERMKHSTPVSSPEDQRTSYIRTSLLNSLTDPDKFLLYERNPLYEGLDKETFSPVHKQSGRDHPVNDLPSFGERIITLSTVPKSQTHNHKTILWIPQNDITADNYSAVENCKSTSHSVTSRNENQNFIGYNKNLSTQRSKLNRDTDMDYVNSGIREAVSLGRTSSIPPPLCSFCQCKAPSFGKPPKLFHYEELQEATNGFSDRNFLAEGGFGLVHKGVLRDGLVVAVKQLKFIGSQADADFRREVRVLSCAQHRNVVLLVGYCIQGNRRLFVYEFICNKSLDFHLHGTKETALDWSSRLKIAIGTARGLRYLHEDCRVGCIVHRDLRPKNILLTHDFEPLVADFGLSQMYNEWEVSEDDEHLIRTSRYLAPEYSNDGKVTEKVDVYAFGLVVLELITGRKTTDLQCYSGQHLLPGSLSPISGKGQYLSAFKNQLLDSNLTSSQLENFPYELQAMSHAAYMCLQEDPHLRPPISKVLKILEGGRAILDSNSFGSRSGYMQGTNSNNHPVSKRHSRRLSY
- the LOC125855080 gene encoding inactive protein kinase SELMODRAFT_444075-like isoform X3, giving the protein MLGCELRSSQLCVLVWWQLKQKAMQSAGSFWTSNSIKLKLELKHCMEELRCNIVVMKGSKPKVLRLNLGSSEELQTPFFSANSSPVLDSRDLQDERMKHSTPVSSPEDQRTSYIRTSLLNSLTDPDKFLLYERNPLYEGLDKETFSPVHKQSGRDHPVNDLPSFGERIITLSTVPKSQTHNHKTILWIPQNDITADNYSAVENCKSTSHSVTSRNENQNFIGYNKNLSTQRSKLNRDTDMDYVNSGIREAVSLGRTSSIPPPLCSFCQCKAPSFGKPPKLFHYEELQEATNGFSDRNFLAEGGFGLVHKGVLRDGLVVAVKQLKFIGSQADADFRREVRVLSCAQHRNVVLLVGYCIQGNRRLFVYEFICNKSLDFHLHGTKETALDWSSRLKIAIGTARGLRYLHEDCRVGCIVHRDLRPKNILLTHDFEPLVADFGLSQMYNEWEVSEDDEHLIRTSRYLAPEYSNDGKVTEKVDVYAFGLVVLELITGRKTTDLQCYSGQHLLPGSLSPISGKGQYLSAFKNQLLDSNLTSSQLENFPYELQAMSHAAYMCLQEDPHLRPPISKVLKILEGGRAILDSNSFGSRSGYMQGTNSNNHPVSKRHSRRLSY
- the LOC125855080 gene encoding inactive protein kinase SELMODRAFT_444075-like isoform X2, translated to MFPPKPQRRTQSMPRGISPNLADKVIVAVKAEKVINKTALAWAITHVVRPGDCITLLAVFSDEKSERRRFWGFPRMRGDCRSNERTHSHDRIGQITESCSQMVLQFHDRIDVRVRIKVVSALCIGVVAAEAKSNAVSWVILDKKLKLELKHCMEELRCNIVVMKGSKPKVLRLNLGSSEELQTPFFSANSSPVLDSRDLQDERMKHSTPVSSPEDQRTSYIRTSLLNSLTDPDKFLLYERNPLYEGLDKETFSPVHKQSGRDHPVNDLPSFGERIITLSTVPKSQTHNHKTILWIPQNDITADNYSAVENCKSTSHSVTSRNENQNFIGYNKNLSTQRSKLNRDTDMDYVNSGIREAVSLGRTSSIPPPLCSFCQCKAPSFGKPPKLFHYEELQEATNGFSDRNFLAEGGFGLVHKGVLRDGLVVAVKQLKFIGSQADADFRREVRVLSCAQHRNVVLLVGYCIQGNRRLFVYEFICNKSLDFHLHGTKETALDWSSRLKIAIGTARGLRYLHEDCRVGCIVHRDLRPKNILLTHDFEPLVADFGLSQMYNEWEVSEDDEHLIRTSRYLAPEYSNDGKVTEKVDVYAFGLVVLELITGRKTTDLQCYSGNESCCLYVSTGRSSSATSHFKGT